CATCTCCATGAGTTCACGGCACGCTTCCCGAGAATCAGCCTCGATCTCCAGGTTAGCGACCGGATTGTCGACCTTGTCGCCAACGGCTTCGATCTCGCCCTGCGGGCGGGGCGACCGGGGGATTCCGATTTCTCCGCTCGATGCCTCAGCACGTACCGCCGCGTAACATGCGCCAGCCCCGCCTATCTGGCATCTCATGGCGCCCCCCGGCATCCGGCCGAACTGGCACGACATCAGTGCCTGATTTACCGCCATGAACCGCATTCCTCATCTTGGCAGTACCAGGTGGACGGCACAACTATGGCAATTCCGGTAGATGGGCCATTTTCGAGTAACGAATCGCATGCGCTGATTGCATGGGCCAAGGCAGGCAAGGGAATCACCCGGCAGCCCGACTGGCTTGTCGCGCAGGACTTGCTCAGCGGTGGCTTGATTCGGCTGCTGGAAGAGTACGACGAGATTGGTGCGTCTAAGCAGCCGGGAATATATGCGGTGTTTCCGAAACCTCGCAATCACCCGAGGAAGGTCGAGGCTTTCGTGAAGTTTTTTTCTCAAAAGATCGCCTCAGCATCCCACCAGTAGCGTCACAAACGGGGCGAGGGTCGTGCGCCATATATCGAGTGTCTTGCTGGGATCGCAGGCGCCCATCGTTTCCTTGACCGGACGGATGGCTCGGATGACAGCTATCGTCGGCGGTGGCAAGTGGTTTCCTTCGACGAGGATGGCGTTCAACGCCGTATATGCGCCGTCCGCTTCGGCTTCCGTTGCCCGCGCCAGCGCGTCGACGGCCATCTGAGGCGCTGGCCGTGTCGACAGGCGTAGAGGCAGGTCAGTGCTAAATCGATAACGCTAAACCGACACCGGGTGATGACAGCATACGCAAAGCTTGTTTCCATCAGCATCTCGGAAGTATGCGCCGTAGAAGTGAGGGTGATACTGGGTTCTTAGGCCAGGAGCGCCTTCGCAATTTGCTCCGTTTGCGAGCGCACGGGCGTATGCCTGGTCAACGGTCTGCCGGTCACGCGCAAGCAATGCCACCATTTGACCATTCCCACCTCGCGCAGCATTGCCGTCATATGGCTTGCCAATAAGGAACAGCGGCCGCGGTGCGTCCGTTGCCATCCACCCTGCCCATGGCGTGTCGCGCTCGCAGAATTTGAGGTTGTGTCCTAGTTCATGCATCAACGCCGAATAAAACTCAAAAGCACGATCGAAGTCGTTAACGCCAAGAAAAATGTGCGAAATCACTTTGCGTCTCCCAGGAAGGTGGCGGCGACGAACAATATCACGGCTGTGAGGTGGCATCGCTCCTAGCCTCCCCACGAAGGGTCAGCCTCGCCGGTCCGATACCGAGACGCAAAATCGGGGCTAATTAAGCGGCAAGGCGATGTTGTTCTTCTGCGGCAATAGATGGAAACCGTCGCTCAACGTGCGATCGCAACTGGTCATTGAGCACGACCGTCCGGACTGCCTTCCTCCCCGATCCAGGATTTCCGCACCCTTGAGCCAATTGAAATGCCAACGATGGAGAGCATCGCAACGGCCGCAGCCGGCCGCAGATTCAACCGGTCAACGCAACAGCTTGATGGAATCGTTCAGCCGGTGTATCGAAGTTTAATGTCTTGCGCGGGCGTTCGTTGAGCCGCCTGGCGATGGCATTGAGCTTGGCTTGCGAATAGACCGAGAGATCGGTTCCTTTCGGGAGGTACTGTCTCAAGAGCCCGTTCGTGTTTTCGTTCGTGCCGCGCTGCCAGGGATTCTGAGGATCGCAGAAATAGACCTTGATATCGGTCGCGACAGTGAAGCGCTTGTGGCCAGCCATCTCTGTGCCGCGATCCCACGTCAGCGATTTGTACAATTCCTGCGGTAGCTTGCCAGCGTGCTTGATCAGGGCGTTGACTACAGCCTCAGAGTCCTTGCTGGCAATCTTCACCAGCATCACAAACCGGGTCTGGCGTTCGACGAGTGTTGCAATCTGGCTGTTGGCGCTGCCGAACAGCAGATCGCCTTCCCAGTGCCCGGGTATCGCGCGATCCTCTGCCGTGGCAGGGCGTTCACTGATCGATACGACATCTCGGATGTTCGTACGGTTGTCGGTCTTCAGTGTGTGTTGGCGCGATCTACGCATGGCTCGAGAACGCCGTAGGTGTTCCAGCAACTCCCTTTTCAGCGCGCCACGGGCCTGGATGTAGAGGCTCCGATAGATGGTTTCGTGCGACACCTGATAGTCCCTGTTGACCGCGTACACGTGCTTGAGCCAACCCGCAATCTGCTCTGGCGACCACTGCAATCGAAGCTTGCTTGCCACCACCTGGGCAAGTGTCCGATTCTTGACGAGCTTACATGCCTTTGGGCGCCGTGCGCGCTCCCATGCGAGCTCGTCGGCCTGGTTCGCCAGATAGCGCTGTCTGCCCCCATTTCGCCGGACCTCGCGGCTGATAGTAGAAGGAGCACGCCCCAGCCGGGCTGCTACGGATCGGATGGAGTGGCCGGCGACTACTGCGCGCGAAATCTCCTCTCGTTCGGCAAGCGTCAAGGCCAACCTGGAGCGGTGTCGTTGCGCTGGCTGTATTCCGCCAGTCTTGGCGAGAATCCCTTGTATGGAGGAGTGGTAGCGATCGAACAGTCGGGCGATCTGCGCAAGCGTGTCACCTTTGCGCCACCGCTCCCACATCAGTGCCTTTTGACTCTCGGTGTAGTAGATCCGCCGTCTTTGTTTCATTTGCAGCACCCCTCAGGCTCGCAAAGCCTTTAGTGTGTTGCATCGACCGGTGGAATCTGCAGCCGGCTGCTGCCGCTGCGCTCCCTCCAGACTTTTGCGCGTGGACACGATCCACATGACGCCGGCGTTGCCTGGCGCGGCAATAAGGTTCGATAACGTTGTGCTTATCGCGTCAATACCACGCGAAGGGGATGCAGCGGAATTGGTGATCTTGTATCCGTGAAAGCGTCGTGCAGATGGCAAGACACGGAGTCAGAACTAAAACCGCTGAATGCGCAGTGCGTCGTGGTAGCGGTGATGTGTCGGAGTCGGCTGTCAATGGGCAGGCGCTCGGAACGGGAGCAAGGTCGAAATGGGCGGCAGCTGAGCAACCGACCGACTTTAGCTCCCGGAAATCTTGCTCGCATTGCCGGCATCGACCACAGTCGACAAAATCCGCAGCCGATAAATTGAACCCATACCGATGCATCGCCGCACGATGCAGTTCGTCCAGCCTCACATCGACGATCTACTCCAAGGCGTGGCATTGCGTGCAGAAAAAATGGAAATGCGGGGGATGGTCGGCTAGTTCATAGTAGTGACGGGCGCGAGGAATCCCTCTTTCAATCTTGACTCTGCCCACCAGGCCCGCGTCCGCCAACTGATAGAGCGCACTGCGGAAGGTTGACACCGGTACTTTCTCCTGCAGGGTCAGCATGACCGCGCAAAGCCTGTCGACTGTCAAATGGCGGGGCGGGCAGCGACGAAGGATATGCAGGACCAATTGGTTTGCTGGTGTCGGAGACAGGCCGCTTTTCCTGAGAAGTTCCGTAGCCCATATCCTGTCCTCCTCGACAACGGCGTACGCGGAGGTCTCAGGTCCCGGTCGGCGAGGGATTGGCATTGATGTTCGGAGATGGCCAGCTTCAGCGCGGCCGAGGGGGAACGGCGTTCCTCGGATCGGTCACTGTGGTGCCGGCAACACTGGACAATAGTAGTACGCCAATGACGGGCTCGCCATACAGGCTAATCGCCAGCCCGCAATTATGCTGCTCGCCATTGGTGAACATCGAACCGTGGGAGCAATCAGCATAGTGCACCCAATAATGATTCACAATCAGCGGCAGCACTACTGGCCCATAGGACCTGGCACACGCACAGTCCAGAGTTCGGATTCACCCCCGAAAGCCGGCAACCAGTTGCTTCATTGCCCGGAAGGCTGTAGCGCGGTCGTCGCCTAGCAGGAAGGCGTGAACGCCTTGTTCGCGCCAGTGCTCGCATTGCCCGGCAGCGCGCGGAATGGCGCAGAACGGCACGCCGTGTCCATGGCAGGCCTGCGCGACACGGCGGATAGCAGCCTGCACGGAAGGATGCTGCGCGTCAGCGGGCACGCCGAGGCTTTGCGACAGGTCGATCGCACCCTCCAGCACCATGTCGATGCCCGGCACGCTGACAATCTCTTCGATGGCATCGACGCCTTCCCGGTCCTCGATCATGGCCACCACCATCAGCTCACGGTTGGCCCGCTCGAAGTAGGCCGGCAACGCCAGCGTGCCGAAGCCGGTGGTCCGCCCCCCGGTGATGCCGCGCGTGCCGAGCGGATGATAGCGCGCGCTGTCGACCGCCAGTTCGGCCTCCGCCCGGCTGCGCACGTGCGGCACCACGATGCCCTGCGCGCCGGCATCCAGCACGCGCAGGATGATGTCCGGCGCCGCGCATGGTACGCGTACCAAGGCGGTGGTGCCGGCGCATTCCGCGGCGCGAATCATGTTCTCCAGCGTCTCGGGGTTCACGCCGACATGCTCGAGGTCCAGGATCACGAAATCAAAGCCGGCGTAGCCGATCATCTCGGTCATCAGCGGCAGGGGCAGCGAGTTGATCAGCCCGAACACATCGCGCCCGGCCGCAAGCGCAGCCTTCAGTTGGTTAGGCTGCAGCATGGGAATCCTCCACGCGAAGGTAGCAGTGCCGCGGGTGCGGGTGGCGCAGGAAGTCATGGTGCGAGATGTGCCAGGCGTAGGCGCCGGCATACGGAAAGACCACCAGGTCGCCAGCGCGCACGCGGACCACCGGAGCGTCTTGCGCGAGGATGTCCTTCGGCGTGCAGAGTTGCCCCACAATATTGACCCGCGCGTCTTGCACGCTGGGGCGCGCAAACGGGTAGCGCCATGGTTCCACGGGCAGCACCTGGAACGGGTGGCTGTGCCCCTGCGCATAGGGCGTGCGGAAATGGTGTGTGCCGCCGCAGGCCACGACGAAAGCGCGGTCGAAGGCGTGCTTTACGTCGATCACCTCCATCGCGTAGTAGCCGCAGAAGGCGGTGATATAGCGCCCGCATTCAAAGCGCACGGTCAGCCCGTCGCGCTGATCCGATAGCGCCGGGAGGCCTTCGGCGAAGGCGGCCCAATCGAACTGCCGCTCGGGCTCGCGGTAATTGACGCCGATGCCGCCGCCGACGTTGATTTGGTCCAGGGTGTCGAGCCCGTACTCCGCGCGCCAGCGCCTGACCTGTTGCAGGTAGGCGTCGAGCAGGCGCAGGTGGGCGGCGGCATCGAGCTGGTGCGACATCAGGTGGAAATGGAAGCCACGCAGCCGGATCTCCGGGTGTTCGCGCAGCCATGCCAGGCAGGATGGCAGCTGGTCGCCGGCGATACCGAATGGCGTGGGCTTGCCGCCCATCATCAGCGTGGTGGCCTGCAGTCCTTCGATGGCGAGGTTGACACGCAGCAACACCGGGGCGGTGACGCTGCGCTCCCGCGCGAGCCAGGCCAGCCGTTCGAGTTCATGCAGGCTTTCCGCATGCAGGGCCTCGACGCCGAGATCGAGCGCCCTGGCCAGTTCCGCATCGGTCTTGCCGGGGCCGCTGAAAATCAGCGGTACATCCGCAAAGTGCTCGCGCACCCAGGCCAATTCGCCGCCCGAGGAGATCTCGAAGCCGTGCGCGAGCGGCTCCAGTGTTTGCAGGATCGGCAGGTCGGAATTGGCCTTGATCGCGTAGAACAGCTCGAAGCCGGCCGGCAGGCCGCGCGCCGTGGCCGCGGCGTGGCGCCGCAGCGCCTCCAGGTCGTAGACGTAGGTGCACAGCGGGGTGCTGGCATTGGCCAGCGCGTCGTGCAGGTGGGCAGCGACGCGCGTCCAGCGCAGTTCGGGGGCGGTCATTGCCATGCCGCCTCCACGCCGGCGAAAGGAATGGGATTGGTGACAGGCACATAGGTGGAAGCGCGGTCAGCGCGCTGGAAGAAGCGGTTGCTGAAATTGGTCTTGGCCGGGAATGGGCTGCCGGCCAGCAGCCCATTGATACGCCGGGCCGAGGCCGCATTGCCATAGCGATGCTGGTAGGTATGGAGGTGATGGCGCACCACGGACCACAGCCGCGTGGTCATGGACGGCCTGCCGGCACCGAGCTGGGCGATGACTTCGCACAGGTTGTTGACGAACAGGCAATAGGCCACGCGGTTCCAGCCTTGTTCCTCGTCGTACCACAGCGATGCCTGCGCGCGTTCGCTGAGCTCCGGCATCGAAGACGCGGGATGGCGCGAGGGTGTCAGCTTCACGCCCTCAAAGTCGCGCAGGAAGAGCTGCGCAGGTAGGCCCTGGCGCAGTCCGAGCACCACGTTCTGCAGGTGCGGCTCGAAGATGACGCCGTACGCGAAGAACAGGTGGAAGACCGGATAGACCAGTTGCGACACGTAGGCGGAGAACCAGCGCTCGGCCATGGCATCCACAGGCGTCCCTGCCTGCGCCGCGAGTTCGGTCAATAGGCGCTGCATGCGGGCTTCGCCGTAGTAATGGTTGCCGAACAGCGAGCCGGCCAGTAGGGGCACGCAGTCAGGCGTGCGCAATGTATCCACGCTCTGGCGCAGGATCAGGCCGAAGCCTTCGATGACCTGGCGATTCTTCTCGATATCGGCGTCCTTGAGGTCCACCGACAGGAACGCTGGTTCCTCCATCAGCGCCAGGCCCGGGAACAGCCGGCCGAGATCCGGCAGCAGCGGACGCAGCACGCGGTTGACGTGCATGGCGCTCTCCAGTTCGTACCATGCATTCTTGCGCACGCAGTTGGTAATACGGATGTTCAGCGACAGCTTGTAGAAGTATGGATTGCCGGGCTGGTACAGGGTGCGGATCGACGAGGTAGGAAAGAAGTCCGCGCCCTGCGCGCCCAGGTCCTGTATGCGGCCGCTCGCCAGTGCATCGCGCACAAGCGGGTGCTCGCGCAGGTAACCCGCCTGCCAGGGATGGACCGGCACCGCCACGCGGTCGGCGGCGACCGCCGGGGCATTCGCCGCGATCAGCTGGTCGCAGTTGGCGTCGAGCAGGGACTGCTGCGCGATGTCGTCGCGCGGTACCGCAAACCACGCGAGCGGAAAGCGGGTGCGCAGTTCCGGCGAGTAGCGCAGCAGGTCCTCATCGGAGAAGCCCTGCCGGCTCTTCGGTGTGGGGTGGAACGGATGGCCGAAGGTAAGCGATTGCTCGGAATCAATGTAGGCCTCCACCGGATCGGCCGGAATCGTGGCGGGCACCGGCACGGACAGGACTTCCGTGCTGACGGCCACGCTGTTGCGGATCTGCTCCATCAGCTCCGTATTGGGCGGCAGTTCGTGCTGCTGCGCCATCTCGCGCAACACCAGCGCGGCCAGCGATTCCCAGTCGAGCAGCGCCCACGGCTTGTTCTCGGCCTTGTGGAACACTGGCGACAGATAGCGATAGTTACCGGTCAGCCAGGCACCGCCGACCACGGCCAGGAGCCGGTCGTGGATATGCGGCAGCTGCACTTCCAGGACCTGGGCCTGCTCGCGCTGCAGCGTCATCGTAATCGTCGCGGGCCAGTCGTTCTGCCCGGCTGGCAGGCCGACGCGCAGCTGGCCGGCGGGCGCCGCGACTTCGCGGCAGTAGCAGTTCAACAGCGTTTCCTGGCAGCGACGCGCGGCAGCCAGTTCCGCCAGTTCTGCCGACATGCGGCGCCTGCCGGTAACTTCCATCTTGGTTTGCACTTGCATTGTCGTGTGACCTCGTTCTCGGGAGGGATCAGAGTGTGCTCATCCGCTGTTTGGCGGTAAGGAGCAGGTAAGCGACGGCCGGCGCAAGCAGCGCGGCGCCAAAGAGGTAAGGCGTACGCTGGCCGGCCAGGCTGACTGTCGCGCCTGCGGCAAGTCCGGCGACGACGCCCCCCCATTTCGAACTGCTTTCGAACCAGCCGAAGGTCCGCCCGGCATTGCCGGCGTGCACGACGCTGGCCACCAGCGCGTGCAGCGCGATAAAGCCGACCGTCATGGCGGTGCCCATCAACAGGCGCCAGGCCACCAGCGCCGGCAGGCCGAGCGGCGCCGCCTGTGCCAGCAGGGTGATCACCAGCGTGCCGTAGGCGGTAGCGAGCAGTCCCAGCGACGGGGCCAGACCCAGCCGCCGTGACAGCAGCGGTGCGGTGGCCAGATACACCAGGTGTGGCAGACCGAACAGCAGCCCGGCCTTCGCCGCGGATATGGCAGGCATGCGCTGCTGAATGTCGGGGATGAAGTACGGGAACGTCACGACGGTGGCGAACACGAACGCGAACTGCAGCACGTAGATCTGGCGGGCCGTGGCTGGTGCCGCGGCACTTGTGTCGCCGGTGGGTGCCGCCGCGCGCTTTGCCACGCTGGCGGCATCGCTCGCAGGCAACCATGCGATCAGTGCCGCGGCGGCCAGCGGCAGCAACGCCAGCCAGCGGTACAGCACGATCGGCGACTCCGCCCCCATCCACAGGCCGAGGCAGGCGGGCGCCGCCACCAGCGCGGCGCGCGCCGACCACTGCATCGCCGTCAGGCTGCGTGTGAGCGTGGTGCCGCTGGCGACAGTTGCCAGGTAGGCATTGGATGCGGAGAAGGTGCCGCCCAGCACACCCTGCAGCACGAGCGCCGCCAGGAAGGTGAGCGAGTTGGTCGCGTAGCTGGCAAGCAGGAAGCTTGCCGCCAGGCCCAGTTGCGCGCGCATCAGCAGCGGCTTCTTGCCGAAGCGATCCGCGAGCCGCCCCCACCATGGCGCGGACACCGCTGCCAGCAGCGTCGGCACCACGTAGAACGCACCCGCGAGCCACGGCACGTCATTGTGCAGCGAGCGCTGCAGGATCAGCGCGAAGAATGGCGGCATGCCCAGCGCCGCAAACGCCGCGATGAAATGGCACAGCATGACCACCGCCACTACCTGTCGGGTACCGGTACTGGTGCCGGTACTCATGCGGTCACCTGGAGGAAGTTGGGCGCGCGCTTGCCGTAGAACTTGTTGACGTCGGTCGCGCCGGTCTGAGCCTTCTCCACCAGCGACGCCGCGGTCAGCAGGTACTTGAGGTGCAACCGGTCGTCATCAAGCAGCACCTGGCGCGCGAAGGCGGTGTCTTCGCCAGCGGCGGCCAGGTCGGCAAGCACGGCCTCCACATGGCGCCGCACGCGCGCGTACCCCGCGGCGGGATCGGTGCCGCGACGCTGCGCCAGGCCTTCCACCAGCGCTGCAATGTTCAGCTGCAGCGTGATGGTGACGAACATCTGCGCCAGCGGCAGCGCACTTGCCACGCCAATGCGCTGGTCTTCCAGATCG
This Cupriavidus nantongensis DNA region includes the following protein-coding sequences:
- a CDS encoding LysR family transcriptional regulator; translation: MDQLFSMQVFCQIVDSGSMAQAARVLGLAPATVTGALARIEKRLGARLLDRTTRRIAVTEAGRLWYKHAKRIIEQSHEAEDAVRRLASEPRGELRVTLPLGVALTFVYPHLHEFTARFPRISLDLQVSDRIVDLVANGFDLALRAGRPGDSDFSARCLSTYRRVTCASPAYLASHGAPRHPAELARHQCLIYRHEPHSSSWQYQVDGTTMAIPVDGPFSSNESHALIAWAKAGKGITRQPDWLVAQDLLSGGLIRLLEEYDEIGASKQPGIYAVFPKPRNHPRKVEAFVKFFSQKIASASHQ
- a CDS encoding VOC family protein; translation: MISHIFLGVNDFDRAFEFYSALMHELGHNLKFCERDTPWAGWMATDAPRPLFLIGKPYDGNAARGGNGQMVALLARDRQTVDQAYARALANGANCEGAPGLRTQYHPHFYGAYFRDADGNKLCVCCHHPVSV
- a CDS encoding IS30 family transposase, which codes for MKQRRRIYYTESQKALMWERWRKGDTLAQIARLFDRYHSSIQGILAKTGGIQPAQRHRSRLALTLAEREEISRAVVAGHSIRSVAARLGRAPSTISREVRRNGGRQRYLANQADELAWERARRPKACKLVKNRTLAQVVASKLRLQWSPEQIAGWLKHVYAVNRDYQVSHETIYRSLYIQARGALKRELLEHLRRSRAMRRSRQHTLKTDNRTNIRDVVSISERPATAEDRAIPGHWEGDLLFGSANSQIATLVERQTRFVMLVKIASKDSEAVVNALIKHAGKLPQELYKSLTWDRGTEMAGHKRFTVATDIKVYFCDPQNPWQRGTNENTNGLLRQYLPKGTDLSVYSQAKLNAIARRLNERPRKTLNFDTPAERFHQAVALTG
- a CDS encoding Fur family transcriptional regulator, producing MPIPRRPGPETSAYAVVEEDRIWATELLRKSGLSPTPANQLVLHILRRCPPRHLTVDRLCAVMLTLQEKVPVSTFRSALYQLADAGLVGRVKIERGIPRARHYYELADHPPHFHFFCTQCHALE
- a CDS encoding HpcH/HpaI aldolase family protein, whose protein sequence is MLQPNQLKAALAAGRDVFGLINSLPLPLMTEMIGYAGFDFVILDLEHVGVNPETLENMIRAAECAGTTALVRVPCAAPDIILRVLDAGAQGIVVPHVRSRAEAELAVDSARYHPLGTRGITGGRTTGFGTLALPAYFERANRELMVVAMIEDREGVDAIEEIVSVPGIDMVLEGAIDLSQSLGVPADAQHPSVQAAIRRVAQACHGHGVPFCAIPRAAGQCEHWREQGVHAFLLGDDRATAFRAMKQLVAGFRG
- a CDS encoding type III PLP-dependent enzyme, giving the protein MTAPELRWTRVAAHLHDALANASTPLCTYVYDLEALRRHAAATARGLPAGFELFYAIKANSDLPILQTLEPLAHGFEISSGGELAWVREHFADVPLIFSGPGKTDAELARALDLGVEALHAESLHELERLAWLARERSVTAPVLLRVNLAIEGLQATTLMMGGKPTPFGIAGDQLPSCLAWLREHPEIRLRGFHFHLMSHQLDAAAHLRLLDAYLQQVRRWRAEYGLDTLDQINVGGGIGVNYREPERQFDWAAFAEGLPALSDQRDGLTVRFECGRYITAFCGYYAMEVIDVKHAFDRAFVVACGGTHHFRTPYAQGHSHPFQVLPVEPWRYPFARPSVQDARVNIVGQLCTPKDILAQDAPVVRVRAGDLVVFPYAGAYAWHISHHDFLRHPHPRHCYLRVEDSHAAA
- a CDS encoding IucA/IucC family protein produces the protein MQVQTKMEVTGRRRMSAELAELAAARRCQETLLNCYCREVAAPAGQLRVGLPAGQNDWPATITMTLQREQAQVLEVQLPHIHDRLLAVVGGAWLTGNYRYLSPVFHKAENKPWALLDWESLAALVLREMAQQHELPPNTELMEQIRNSVAVSTEVLSVPVPATIPADPVEAYIDSEQSLTFGHPFHPTPKSRQGFSDEDLLRYSPELRTRFPLAWFAVPRDDIAQQSLLDANCDQLIAANAPAVAADRVAVPVHPWQAGYLREHPLVRDALASGRIQDLGAQGADFFPTSSIRTLYQPGNPYFYKLSLNIRITNCVRKNAWYELESAMHVNRVLRPLLPDLGRLFPGLALMEEPAFLSVDLKDADIEKNRQVIEGFGLILRQSVDTLRTPDCVPLLAGSLFGNHYYGEARMQRLLTELAAQAGTPVDAMAERWFSAYVSQLVYPVFHLFFAYGVIFEPHLQNVVLGLRQGLPAQLFLRDFEGVKLTPSRHPASSMPELSERAQASLWYDEEQGWNRVAYCLFVNNLCEVIAQLGAGRPSMTTRLWSVVRHHLHTYQHRYGNAASARRINGLLAGSPFPAKTNFSNRFFQRADRASTYVPVTNPIPFAGVEAAWQ
- a CDS encoding MFS transporter, producing the protein MSTGTSTGTRQVVAVVMLCHFIAAFAALGMPPFFALILQRSLHNDVPWLAGAFYVVPTLLAAVSAPWWGRLADRFGKKPLLMRAQLGLAASFLLASYATNSLTFLAALVLQGVLGGTFSASNAYLATVASGTTLTRSLTAMQWSARAALVAAPACLGLWMGAESPIVLYRWLALLPLAAAALIAWLPASDAASVAKRAAAPTGDTSAAAPATARQIYVLQFAFVFATVVTFPYFIPDIQQRMPAISAAKAGLLFGLPHLVYLATAPLLSRRLGLAPSLGLLATAYGTLVITLLAQAAPLGLPALVAWRLLMGTAMTVGFIALHALVASVVHAGNAGRTFGWFESSSKWGGVVAGLAAGATVSLAGQRTPYLFGAALLAPAVAYLLLTAKQRMSTL